In the Alteromonas sp. M12 genome, one interval contains:
- the proB gene encoding glutamate 5-kinase has translation MHEFEWQRAVIKVGSALIAPDGQHCSGRYLLAIARFITASREQGKEVILVSSGSVAAGRGSIPIHHPPSIAEKQAMASIGQMQMMSNWSRFFDFPCAQLLLTYDDLHSRTRYVNIKNTLRELLNHQALPIVNENDTVAVNELKVGDNDNLGAYTALIAQADTLIICSDVDGLYDQDPRANPDAKLISEVPCIDDNTFALAGGAGTKMGTGGMITKLQAAQKCTQSGIQTLIVNGQKGEVFDQLLDGKIQGTRFIPVASRENARRQWLKHTLKSGGKIVIDSGAKTAILNKGASLLPSGIVDVIGQFSSGDAVTIEYQNNALAKGLALYNSSDLNSIKGMRSSKIESVLGYTFGEAVVHRDDMVLL, from the coding sequence ATGCATGAGTTTGAGTGGCAGCGTGCTGTTATAAAAGTCGGTAGCGCATTGATTGCGCCTGATGGTCAGCATTGCAGTGGACGTTATTTATTGGCAATCGCGCGTTTTATTACCGCAAGCCGAGAACAGGGCAAAGAAGTTATTTTGGTTTCTTCTGGCAGTGTTGCTGCTGGTCGCGGCAGTATTCCTATTCATCATCCCCCGTCTATTGCTGAAAAACAGGCAATGGCATCCATCGGGCAAATGCAGATGATGTCTAACTGGTCGCGCTTTTTTGATTTTCCCTGTGCCCAGTTATTGTTAACTTACGACGACTTACATAGCCGAACTCGCTATGTAAATATAAAAAATACATTACGCGAGCTGTTGAATCATCAAGCTTTGCCAATTGTGAACGAAAATGACACAGTGGCAGTGAATGAGCTCAAAGTAGGTGATAACGATAATTTAGGGGCTTATACAGCACTTATCGCCCAAGCTGACACTTTGATTATCTGTTCAGACGTTGACGGCCTATATGATCAAGATCCCCGTGCAAACCCTGATGCTAAATTGATATCAGAAGTACCTTGTATCGATGATAATACGTTTGCTTTAGCTGGTGGCGCGGGCACAAAAATGGGCACAGGTGGAATGATAACCAAACTCCAGGCTGCTCAAAAGTGCACACAAAGTGGTATTCAAACCCTAATAGTTAACGGTCAAAAAGGCGAAGTGTTTGATCAACTATTAGACGGAAAGATCCAAGGTACACGTTTTATTCCTGTTGCAAGTCGGGAAAATGCGCGGCGTCAATGGTTAAAACATACCTTAAAAAGTGGTGGCAAAATTGTCATTGACTCGGGCGCTAAAACGGCCATTCTTAACAAAGGAGCTTCCTTGTTGCCTAGTGGCATCGTCGACGTGATTGGTCAGTTCAGTTCCGGCGATGCAGTAACCATCGAGTATCAAAATAACGCACTTGCCAAGGGTTTGGCATTGTATAATTCATCTGATTTGAACAGTATAAAAGGGATGCGAAGCAGCAAAATCGAAAGTGTTCTAGGTTACACTTTTGGCGAAGCTGTGGTGCACAGAGATGATATGGTTCTGTTATAA
- the can gene encoding carbonate dehydratase, with amino-acid sequence MNEIEQLLENNRKWSERTTKVTPHFFESLAQQQNPKFLWIGCSDSRVPANQIVDLPPGEVFVHRNVANLVVHTDFNCLSVLQFAIDVLKVEHVIVCGHYGCGGIDAAIQKEPLNLSLVDNWLGHIRDIASKHEKELSKLSGAAKSARLCEINVLEQTENVKRNSIIRDALARGQKLKIHSWVYSLKNGLVTDLSVD; translated from the coding sequence ATGAATGAAATCGAACAGCTGTTAGAAAATAATCGCAAGTGGTCGGAAAGGACCACAAAGGTCACGCCGCATTTTTTTGAGTCATTGGCGCAACAACAAAATCCCAAATTTTTATGGATTGGCTGTTCTGATAGTCGAGTCCCTGCAAATCAGATAGTCGACTTACCCCCAGGCGAAGTTTTTGTGCATCGCAATGTGGCTAACCTAGTTGTGCACACTGATTTTAACTGTCTTTCGGTTTTGCAGTTCGCCATTGATGTGTTGAAAGTTGAACACGTCATTGTGTGTGGTCATTACGGTTGTGGCGGTATTGATGCGGCAATTCAAAAAGAGCCTCTAAATTTAAGCTTGGTAGACAACTGGTTGGGACACATTCGGGATATCGCCAGCAAACATGAAAAAGAGTTAAGTAAACTAAGTGGTGCTGCCAAATCGGCGCGACTCTGTGAAATCAATGTGCTTGAACAGACTGAAAATGTTAAGCGTAACTCAATTATAAGAGATGCCCTTGCCCGGGGACAGAAATTAAAGATTCACAGTTGGGTTTATAGCCTTAAAAATGGTTTGGTAACGGATTTGAGCGTAGATTAA
- the cphA gene encoding cyanophycin synthetase, with amino-acid sequence MKILSRNVYVGPNVYANFPVIRYQIDLGELENWPSVKLGEDFINGLINAIPSLHSHGCSYQEEGGFIRRLRDDEGTWMGHIWEHVALELQNLAGSPVGFGRTRSLDKPGCYNVVYQYKQQDVGLEAGSLGMRLLTHLLPKNVQSAIDADIDDDFDFSQELQDFVRMAQKKEFGPSTGSLVKAAEERDIPWLRLNNYSLVQFGHGKYQKRIQATITSETKHIAVEISCDKEDTHNLLNDLGLPVPQQLMIYSERQAVRAANRIGFPVVIKPLNANHGRGVSINLTSDEEVVTAFNEAQKFGTSRAVLVESYLTGFDHRMLVVNDELVAVAKRVPGHVVGDGSSTIEELVDIVNKDPRRGIGHEKVLTRLELDNQAERLLAEAGYDKNTVLQEGQEFYLRSTANLSTGGTAIDVTDSVHPDNRDMAVRAIKAIGLDIGGVDFLTDDISKSYKEIGGGICECNAAPGFRMHVAPSEGTPRDVSGKVMDMLFPPGAHSSIPIAAITGTNGKTTTSRMLASIMKSVGYTTGMTSTDGVYIDGHLTVKGDMTGPTSAQIVLRDPSVDFAIMETARGGILKRGLGYSECDVGACLNISADHLGQRGIDTLEQLAQIKRVVVEVAKDCVVLNADDRHCLEMADFCTAKRICYVTTDSGHGLVREHIRSGGLAVVLEKGINGDMITIYDKGSHIPLLWTHLIPATIEGKAMHNVQNAMFATAMAYCFNTSLEDIRQGLRIFNTSFYQAPGRLNIYDEHPFKVILDYAHNPAAIQTITDLAMRLDVTGKRRLVIAMPGDRRDEDVIEAATITAKGFDAIVCKADDDRRGRGHDEIPELLRKTYLEQGLSDDDIQVIPSEKDAIDKALADCQKGDLLIILGDNITRCWKQIVHFQADRDLTQKDEVPSRDYPEKLFEPVEHKFELDAGQTLVQDERGVRLVVERDEDSD; translated from the coding sequence ATGAAGATCCTCAGTAGAAACGTTTATGTCGGCCCAAATGTTTACGCTAATTTTCCTGTTATTCGATATCAAATCGATTTAGGCGAGTTGGAGAATTGGCCTTCAGTAAAATTAGGTGAGGATTTCATCAATGGCTTAATCAATGCGATTCCAAGTTTGCACAGCCACGGTTGTTCTTACCAGGAAGAAGGTGGTTTTATCCGTCGTTTGCGCGATGACGAAGGCACTTGGATGGGACATATTTGGGAACACGTCGCCCTTGAGTTACAAAACTTAGCGGGATCTCCTGTGGGCTTTGGTCGCACTCGTAGTTTAGATAAACCCGGTTGCTACAACGTTGTGTATCAATACAAACAACAAGACGTTGGTTTAGAGGCTGGCTCTTTGGGTATGCGACTACTTACTCACCTTTTACCTAAAAATGTACAGTCTGCGATTGATGCCGATATTGATGATGATTTTGATTTCAGCCAAGAGCTTCAAGATTTCGTGCGTATGGCACAGAAGAAAGAATTTGGTCCTAGTACCGGTAGTTTGGTTAAAGCTGCCGAAGAGCGTGATATTCCTTGGTTACGTTTAAACAATTACAGCTTAGTGCAATTTGGTCACGGCAAATATCAAAAGCGTATTCAAGCTACTATCACCAGTGAAACAAAACATATCGCCGTTGAAATTTCTTGCGACAAAGAAGACACCCACAATCTTTTAAATGACTTAGGTCTGCCTGTACCTCAACAGTTGATGATTTATAGTGAACGACAAGCGGTGCGTGCGGCCAATCGAATTGGTTTCCCAGTGGTGATTAAGCCGCTTAATGCTAATCATGGCAGAGGCGTCAGCATCAACCTCACGAGCGATGAGGAAGTGGTAACCGCATTTAATGAAGCCCAGAAATTTGGTACTAGCCGAGCAGTGCTGGTGGAAAGTTATTTAACTGGTTTTGATCACCGTATGTTGGTGGTGAATGACGAGTTAGTGGCGGTGGCTAAACGGGTTCCAGGTCATGTGGTGGGAGATGGCAGCAGCACGATTGAAGAGCTGGTGGATATTGTGAACAAAGATCCCCGTCGCGGTATAGGTCATGAAAAAGTTTTGACCCGATTAGAATTGGATAATCAAGCTGAACGTTTATTAGCGGAAGCCGGATATGACAAAAATACGGTGTTGCAAGAAGGGCAGGAATTTTACTTACGCTCAACGGCAAATCTATCTACCGGCGGCACAGCCATCGATGTCACAGATTCTGTGCACCCAGACAACCGAGATATGGCAGTACGGGCGATAAAAGCCATCGGCTTAGATATTGGTGGTGTTGATTTCCTTACCGATGATATCAGTAAGTCATATAAAGAAATTGGCGGTGGCATTTGTGAATGTAACGCCGCGCCTGGCTTCAGAATGCATGTTGCTCCTAGTGAAGGCACGCCTAGGGATGTGTCTGGTAAAGTGATGGATATGTTGTTTCCTCCTGGTGCCCATTCAAGCATACCAATTGCCGCAATTACCGGAACTAACGGTAAAACCACCACTTCTCGCATGTTAGCTAGCATAATGAAGAGTGTTGGTTATACCACAGGAATGACCTCGACAGATGGGGTGTATATTGACGGTCATTTAACCGTAAAAGGGGATATGACAGGTCCCACCTCAGCACAAATTGTGTTGCGCGACCCTAGTGTTGATTTCGCGATAATGGAAACCGCGCGAGGGGGCATACTCAAACGTGGTCTTGGTTACAGCGAATGTGATGTGGGTGCTTGTTTGAATATCAGCGCAGACCACTTAGGTCAGCGGGGTATAGACACATTAGAGCAGCTTGCTCAGATTAAGCGTGTGGTTGTGGAAGTGGCAAAAGACTGTGTGGTACTTAACGCAGATGATAGACACTGTTTAGAAATGGCAGACTTTTGTACCGCGAAGCGCATTTGTTATGTGACCACTGATTCTGGCCACGGTTTGGTGCGGGAGCATATCCGCAGTGGTGGTTTGGCTGTGGTTTTGGAAAAAGGTATTAATGGTGACATGATCACCATTTACGATAAGGGCTCACATATCCCGCTGTTATGGACTCACCTTATTCCTGCGACCATTGAAGGCAAAGCAATGCATAACGTGCAAAATGCTATGTTCGCGACTGCAATGGCATATTGTTTTAACACTTCACTGGAAGATATTCGCCAAGGGTTACGTATCTTCAATACCTCATTCTATCAAGCGCCTGGCCGTCTCAATATTTATGACGAACATCCGTTTAAAGTGATTTTGGACTACGCGCACAATCCTGCGGCGATTCAAACTATCACCGATTTAGCGATGCGCTTAGATGTCACCGGAAAACGTCGATTGGTTATTGCAATGCCGGGTGATAGACGGGATGAAGACGTGATTGAAGCGGCCACTATTACAGCCAAAGGTTTCGATGCTATCGTTTGTAAAGCGGACGATGATCGTCGTGGCCGAGGTCATGATGAAATACCAGAGTTGTTGCGCAAAACCTATTTAGAACAGGGATTGTCTGACGACGATATACAAGTGATTCCGTCTGAAAAAGACGCTATCGATAAGGCTTTAGCGGATTGTCAAAAAGGCGATTTGTTGATTATTCTTGGCGACAACATTACCCGTTGCTGGAAACAAATTGTGCATTTCCAAGCGGATCGTGACTTGACCCAAAAAGATGAAGTGCCCTCGCGTGACTATCCGGAAAAACTGTTTGAACCTGTCGAACACAAATTTGAACTCGATGCTGGTCAAACCCTCGTTCAAGATGAAAGAGGTGTGCGCTTAGTCGTTGAACGTGATGAAGATTCAGATTAA
- a CDS encoding EamA family transporter, protein MSNIQLFISCTLIWGSTWIAITFQLGEVDPVLSVAYRFTIASILLGCVCWFKKLSLKLPMHIHIKMAAVGLSLYTLDYSFLYESQKYLVSAVVALMSSCIIYINVIMRRLFLKKPIRLEVVLGATFGLLGMAMIFVPQFEHAQTHMFLSLGITLACIAFVCAAFGNVISERILDHGTPVLQMNFWAMTYALVFLYGYAFLNGAELVFPSSVDYYLSLLFLAVFGSVLAFGAYMKLVQQIGSDKAAYVVLMYPLVALFISTLFEGYQWRLPALIGVLVVLLGNAIAMGKVPLSIAAFKARQIKD, encoded by the coding sequence GTGTCAAATATTCAACTTTTTATTAGCTGCACTTTAATTTGGGGCTCAACTTGGATAGCAATTACCTTTCAATTAGGTGAAGTAGACCCTGTATTGTCGGTCGCGTATCGATTTACTATCGCTTCCATTTTACTTGGGTGTGTGTGTTGGTTTAAAAAGCTGTCACTGAAATTACCCATGCATATCCATATAAAGATGGCCGCAGTGGGATTAAGCCTTTACACCCTCGACTACAGCTTTTTATATGAAAGTCAGAAATATTTAGTGAGCGCAGTGGTTGCGCTTATGAGTTCATGCATTATTTATATTAATGTCATTATGCGTCGTCTATTTTTAAAAAAGCCAATACGTTTAGAGGTAGTGCTTGGCGCAACTTTTGGCTTGCTGGGAATGGCGATGATTTTTGTGCCGCAATTTGAACATGCACAGACTCATATGTTTTTATCCCTTGGGATTACTCTGGCTTGTATTGCCTTTGTTTGCGCTGCATTTGGTAACGTGATTTCGGAACGCATACTTGACCATGGCACCCCAGTACTGCAAATGAATTTTTGGGCAATGACTTATGCGTTGGTGTTTTTGTATGGCTACGCTTTTTTAAATGGCGCTGAATTAGTCTTTCCTAGCTCAGTTGATTATTACCTTTCGCTTTTATTTCTAGCGGTGTTCGGCTCAGTCTTAGCATTTGGAGCATATATGAAGCTGGTACAGCAAATTGGCTCAGATAAGGCCGCTTATGTGGTGTTAATGTATCCTTTGGTCGCGTTGTTTATTTCCACTTTATTTGAAGGCTATCAGTGGCGATTGCCTGCTTTGATTGGTGTACTTGTGGTGTTACTGGGGAACGCCATAGCCATGGGGAAAGTGCCGCTGAGCATAGCCGCATTTAAGGCTCGTCAGATTAAAGATTAG
- a CDS encoding Mur ligase family protein: protein MRLELDEVRRLTGPNLLWDKPGAILDVFIDDIDSHLVINTWQSWVDKLLPQINWQQTYTFRFYSGGASMALSAPMDALYTACDLAELAWELTVSQLCQQPEIDLPSRVKQLQITLNQEQNSELLNLMAQAHAHNVTAISDDDEFSLGTGPTVDVWPIAELPQSAALDWQQYKDIPRAFITGTNGKSTSVRLASEIAKAAGICAGVTSTDFIKVGDEIIDKGDYSGPGGARMLLRDKRTEMAFLEVARGGILRRGIPIDNVDAALITNVASDHLGQYGINTVEELAEVKFVVAKGLDNSGTLVLNADNKLVVQQAKQVSCRICWFSEDAKHPLILQSQQAGLPCVFVDNEQFVYMQADGTPVPIAEVKSIPMTMQGAAQHNIQNALGVIGLSMALHIPLQAIKQGLMRFGSSAKDNPGRGNLYTYNGSTVMVDFAHNAHSVKAMINTAKHIPAKRYIVMFSNAGDRADADIKELSDEIYKLQADRYIVAELERYLRGRQPKELLDLVAKHLQQKGVDESIIDCVDSPLAGAKLALQMSSPGDVVVLFCLDQREQIDQLLQKNTR, encoded by the coding sequence ATGCGTTTAGAGCTAGATGAAGTCAGACGACTGACCGGTCCCAACTTATTGTGGGATAAACCTGGGGCTATCTTAGACGTTTTTATCGACGACATTGATAGTCATCTTGTTATCAACACTTGGCAGAGTTGGGTCGATAAGTTGTTGCCGCAAATAAACTGGCAGCAGACCTATACATTTCGGTTTTACAGCGGCGGTGCGAGTATGGCACTTAGCGCCCCTATGGATGCACTTTATACTGCATGTGACCTAGCTGAGCTTGCTTGGGAGTTAACCGTTTCACAACTTTGTCAGCAACCAGAAATTGATTTGCCTAGTCGAGTTAAACAATTGCAAATTACGCTTAATCAGGAGCAAAATTCTGAGTTGTTAAATCTCATGGCTCAAGCCCATGCTCATAATGTTACTGCTATTAGTGATGACGACGAATTTAGTCTAGGCACTGGGCCAACGGTTGACGTTTGGCCGATTGCTGAACTGCCGCAAAGCGCAGCGTTGGATTGGCAACAATACAAAGATATTCCCCGTGCATTTATCACCGGCACCAATGGCAAATCAACGAGTGTACGATTGGCTAGCGAGATCGCTAAAGCGGCGGGAATTTGTGCCGGTGTGACTTCCACTGACTTTATCAAAGTGGGTGATGAAATTATTGATAAAGGTGATTATTCGGGCCCTGGTGGAGCAAGAATGCTGTTGCGAGACAAACGCACTGAGATGGCCTTTTTAGAAGTAGCTAGGGGCGGTATTTTACGCCGCGGGATCCCAATCGATAATGTGGATGCCGCGCTTATTACCAATGTTGCCAGTGACCATCTTGGACAATACGGTATTAATACGGTTGAAGAATTGGCCGAAGTAAAGTTTGTGGTGGCGAAAGGCTTAGATAATTCCGGGACTTTAGTTCTCAATGCTGATAATAAATTGGTGGTTCAGCAAGCTAAGCAGGTTAGTTGTCGAATTTGTTGGTTCAGTGAAGATGCAAAACACCCTCTGATTCTGCAAAGTCAGCAGGCTGGTTTGCCTTGTGTATTTGTCGATAATGAGCAATTTGTGTATATGCAAGCCGATGGAACGCCTGTCCCTATCGCAGAGGTAAAGTCGATTCCAATGACTATGCAAGGGGCTGCTCAGCACAATATCCAAAACGCCTTGGGGGTGATTGGTCTGAGTATGGCTTTACACATTCCACTGCAAGCCATCAAGCAAGGTTTAATGCGCTTTGGTAGCTCAGCCAAGGATAATCCTGGACGGGGCAATTTATATACATATAACGGCTCAACAGTAATGGTCGATTTTGCGCATAATGCGCATAGTGTTAAAGCCATGATTAACACGGCAAAACACATCCCTGCAAAGCGCTATATTGTTATGTTCAGTAACGCTGGCGATAGAGCTGATGCGGATATTAAAGAGCTTAGCGATGAAATTTATAAATTGCAGGCCGACCGTTACATAGTCGCAGAATTAGAACGATATTTACGGGGCAGGCAACCAAAAGAGCTGCTCGATCTCGTTGCTAAACATTTGCAGCAAAAAGGTGTTGATGAATCAATAATTGACTGCGTTGATTCACCTTTGGCTGGGGCTAAACTGGCACTGCAGATGTCATCACCTGGTGATGTGGTTGTGTTGTTTTGTCTTGACCAACGTGAACAGATAGATCAATTACTGCAGAAAAATACTCGTTAA
- a CDS encoding M20 family peptidase codes for MKKLLGLLVLLLVILAVTLWIRSETVFEDNQLQIKQSKQELPLDTDAAVARFAKGIQIKTISHDDPAQFNPQPFIEFRQHIKQSYPLVHQASQQKTFSEHSLLYYFPGTDNSLKPALFMGHMDVVPVDDATLDKWQQPPFSGAVVDDIIWGRGTIDDKVTVFALLESIELLLQQNKPFKRGIYLAFGHDEEIGGSQGAVKVAEYLQQQGVEFEFVLDEGGAITDGIMPGIEQPVAIVGVAEKGFVNLRLTVNSEGGHSSQPPEHTALGILSEAIVKVENAQFDTDLTFSKMTFDAVATHAPLSSRLPMANLWLLEPVVSNVMLKTPSSAASIRTTIAATMASGSSKSNILPSQASAVINFRILPGDSIESVKQHVISAIDDERVLISDFMGINPSGVSPTDSVGFKLIEKHIRQLDNDVLVAPYLVVGGTDSRYFTSLSDNVYRFMMVRLNPEGLTRFHGINEQLPVQDYLNAISFFHAMLQETSGIEMPQSSH; via the coding sequence ATGAAAAAGTTGTTAGGTTTGTTAGTATTACTTTTAGTAATCCTCGCTGTGACTTTATGGATTCGTTCAGAAACTGTATTTGAAGATAACCAACTACAAATTAAACAATCGAAACAAGAGTTACCCTTAGATACAGATGCCGCTGTTGCGAGATTTGCCAAAGGCATCCAAATAAAAACAATATCCCACGACGATCCAGCACAATTTAATCCTCAGCCTTTCATTGAATTTAGGCAGCACATCAAACAAAGTTACCCACTTGTGCATCAAGCTTCCCAACAAAAAACATTTAGTGAACATAGCCTGTTATATTATTTTCCTGGCACAGACAACTCTCTCAAACCAGCTCTATTTATGGGCCATATGGATGTAGTTCCAGTAGACGATGCAACCCTAGATAAATGGCAACAACCGCCTTTTAGCGGCGCAGTAGTGGACGATATTATATGGGGAAGAGGCACCATAGACGACAAAGTAACGGTATTTGCGTTGCTGGAATCAATTGAACTGTTATTGCAACAAAATAAGCCTTTTAAACGAGGGATCTATTTAGCATTTGGTCATGATGAAGAAATAGGTGGCAGTCAAGGCGCTGTAAAAGTTGCAGAATATTTACAACAACAAGGTGTAGAGTTTGAATTTGTGTTAGATGAAGGGGGCGCCATTACCGACGGTATCATGCCGGGCATAGAACAACCTGTAGCAATTGTTGGCGTTGCCGAAAAGGGATTTGTAAACCTCAGACTAACCGTCAATTCCGAAGGTGGGCATTCTTCGCAACCACCAGAACACACAGCGTTAGGTATATTGAGTGAAGCCATTGTCAAAGTAGAAAATGCCCAATTTGATACCGATTTAACATTTAGCAAAATGACCTTTGATGCGGTTGCTACGCACGCACCACTGAGCAGTCGTTTACCTATGGCTAATTTGTGGTTATTAGAACCTGTTGTAAGCAATGTAATGCTAAAAACACCATCAAGTGCCGCAAGCATCCGCACAACTATTGCAGCAACCATGGCCAGCGGCAGCTCCAAATCTAATATTCTGCCCTCTCAAGCGTCAGCAGTGATTAATTTTCGAATCCTGCCTGGAGATAGCATTGAAAGTGTTAAACAACATGTTATCAGTGCCATTGATGACGAACGCGTATTGATTAGCGACTTTATGGGCATTAACCCTTCAGGGGTTTCACCCACAGATAGCGTTGGTTTTAAGTTAATCGAAAAGCATATACGTCAGCTCGATAACGATGTACTAGTGGCGCCCTATTTAGTCGTTGGCGGTACAGACTCACGCTATTTCACAAGTCTGTCAGATAACGTTTATCGTTTTATGATGGTGCGCTTAAATCCAGAAGGTTTAACACGCTTTCACGGCATAAATGAACAACTACCAGTGCAAGATTATCTCAATGCGATTAGTTTTTTCCATGCAATGCTGCAAGAAACCAGTGGCATCGAAATGCCGCAAAGTAGCCATTAA
- a CDS encoding TerB family tellurite resistance protein, with amino-acid sequence MEQSFNEALLKLCMLLYRIDGKITLSEQDYYDSIFHHINWQGEEDMEEFQRQSIHQVREVVENGEAKQFVMSLKDPLSFNAKKALALAQGICLIDGEIADQEQEILDYLKLRVLAKFLDKNDIN; translated from the coding sequence ATGGAACAGTCTTTCAATGAAGCGTTATTAAAGTTGTGTATGTTGCTCTATCGTATAGATGGCAAAATCACCCTATCTGAACAAGATTATTACGACTCTATATTTCACCACATTAACTGGCAAGGTGAGGAGGATATGGAAGAGTTCCAGCGCCAATCCATTCATCAAGTCAGAGAGGTCGTAGAAAATGGCGAAGCAAAACAATTTGTTATGTCATTGAAGGACCCCTTATCCTTTAATGCTAAAAAGGCCTTAGCGCTCGCTCAAGGTATATGCCTTATCGATGGTGAAATTGCAGATCAGGAACAAGAGATTCTTGATTATCTTAAACTGAGAGTATTAGCCAAATTTTTGGATAAAAACGATATTAATTAA
- a CDS encoding sigma-70 family RNA polymerase sigma factor, with protein sequence MSKDFNAIVAEYGPLLSRVASSYEANQHLQQELLQEISLAVWQSLKAFKGNSSLKTYILRVAHNKAVTHVAYHAKQPFSESYCEIESPHSTNNTSPESQLAEQSKVTLLLKAVRKLPMQSRQIVTMSMEGLGYQEIAEVCGISPVNVGVILNRAKKSLMETINHE encoded by the coding sequence TTGAGCAAGGATTTTAATGCCATTGTTGCTGAATATGGGCCGCTACTGAGCCGAGTCGCATCAAGCTATGAGGCCAACCAACACTTGCAACAAGAGTTATTGCAAGAAATCAGCTTAGCGGTGTGGCAATCCTTGAAAGCCTTTAAGGGAAATAGCAGCCTTAAAACCTACATATTACGTGTTGCTCACAATAAAGCGGTAACCCACGTTGCTTATCACGCTAAACAACCCTTTAGTGAAAGTTATTGTGAGATCGAAAGCCCCCATTCTACCAATAACACCTCTCCTGAATCCCAATTAGCCGAGCAATCCAAAGTCACTTTATTGCTCAAGGCCGTACGCAAATTACCCATGCAATCAAGGCAAATAGTCACAATGTCAATGGAGGGGTTGGGGTACCAAGAAATTGCTGAGGTATGTGGCATAAGTCCAGTCAATGTGGGGGTTATTCTCAATCGCGCCAAAAAATCCTTAATGGAGACAATCAATCATGAATAA
- a CDS encoding glutamate-5-semialdehyde dehydrogenase: MTFSIAAAAVAAKKAARAYSSLGSQAKNALLTEIADQLIVQKEQILSANQKDLDAAQENQIDASMQDRLRLTEERLEAIRSAVLEIVQQADPVGEISHVQQRPSGIRVGKMRIPLGVIAMIYESRPNVTIDAAALCLKAGNGVILRGGKEAIHSNLALAKCIQVALEKHQLDPNVVVVVPNTDRSVMNELMTLNDSIDLIIPRGGEGLIRFVTENSRIPVIQHFKGVCHLYIDKQADLNKGLSLLENGKTQRTSVCNSLETLLVHQSVADTFLPMAAKMLSEHKVKVHACENSIGYFKDAEAATVDDWHAEYLALEIAVRVVEDFDKAIEHIGLYGSGHTEVIVTQDYSAANEFIRIVDSAVVMANASSRFSDGGELGLGAEIGISTSKLHAYGPMGAESLTTEKFVVYGDGEIRG; the protein is encoded by the coding sequence ATGACATTTTCAATCGCTGCAGCAGCAGTGGCAGCAAAAAAAGCAGCACGAGCTTATTCGTCTTTAGGAAGTCAGGCAAAAAATGCCCTGCTGACAGAAATAGCCGATCAACTGATTGTGCAAAAAGAGCAGATTTTAAGTGCTAACCAAAAAGATCTGGATGCAGCCCAGGAAAATCAAATCGATGCATCTATGCAAGATCGCTTACGCTTAACCGAAGAGCGGCTGGAAGCCATTCGCAGCGCGGTACTTGAAATCGTTCAACAAGCTGATCCTGTGGGGGAAATTAGCCATGTCCAACAACGTCCAAGTGGAATTCGCGTCGGTAAAATGCGTATCCCTTTGGGTGTAATAGCAATGATTTATGAGTCTCGTCCGAATGTGACAATTGATGCCGCGGCATTGTGTCTTAAGGCCGGTAATGGGGTGATATTGCGTGGTGGTAAAGAAGCGATTCATTCAAATCTGGCATTGGCAAAATGCATTCAGGTGGCGTTAGAAAAACATCAATTAGACCCGAATGTGGTGGTGGTTGTCCCCAATACCGACCGCAGTGTAATGAATGAATTGATGACGTTAAATGATTCTATCGATTTGATTATTCCCCGAGGCGGAGAAGGTTTAATCCGTTTTGTTACTGAAAATAGTCGTATTCCGGTTATTCAACACTTTAAAGGTGTTTGTCATTTATATATTGATAAACAAGCAGATTTAAACAAAGGTTTATCGCTTCTCGAAAATGGCAAAACCCAGCGCACTAGCGTGTGTAATTCCCTAGAAACCTTACTGGTGCACCAATCTGTCGCCGACACCTTTTTACCAATGGCCGCCAAAATGTTGTCTGAGCATAAAGTGAAAGTGCATGCCTGTGAAAATAGCATCGGTTATTTTAAAGATGCCGAAGCAGCCACTGTGGATGATTGGCATGCCGAGTATTTAGCGCTGGAGATTGCAGTGCGCGTAGTGGAAGATTTTGATAAAGCGATTGAGCATATAGGTTTATACGGTTCTGGGCACACTGAAGTGATAGTGACCCAAGATTATTCTGCGGCCAATGAGTTTATTCGGATTGTCGATTCTGCTGTTGTTATGGCCAATGCGTCTTCACGCTTTTCAGATGGGGGTGAATTAGGTTTAGGCGCGGAAATTGGTATTTCTACCAGTAAATTGCATGCCTACGGACCAATGGGGGCCGAATCCTTAACCACTGAAAAGTTTGTGGTTTATGGTGACGGTGAAATCCGCGGTTAA